Below is a genomic region from Diabrotica undecimpunctata isolate CICGRU chromosome 7, icDiaUnde3, whole genome shotgun sequence.
taatacataaacTATTCAAAACCTATCTATTTAAACATGTACCAACTATTTCCCTTTTATACTGTGACTATTAGTTTATAATGAAAATCGTGCAATTATCATTCTAATCTTTTAACTAAATTTATATAAACTAACCACCATTTTAAGATTTTAGTGGAGTCAATATAGATCGAAAACATGCACTGTTttggaaaaaatcaaaaaagcttatatttttctaaaacctttttttagtttatatatattttaaaggacAAAGTTCTAATCACAGATTTAACTGCTACTTGTGcattaattgtttaaacaataaaagctgtttttgtataaataatttaaaaaatatcggTGAATTTATAATTATGTTACATTGATCAAaaatgtttctattttgtttttgattatgCTGAATCCGAATCTGACATTACAATTTGAAAATTCAAAATGCCGGATTCTTCAATTTCTTGTTAATTGAAAACTGAACAATTTAAACGGTCTTGTCCGGAACAATGAGAGCAAGCAGTGGTGCAGAATAATCCAGCTTTTCTGCATCACATTGACTCCCACAGCCAGTTTTCCATGAACAAAAAATCATTTTTAGCAATTCTATCAGATTAGCTAAATCTTCAGCAGGTGGAAGGAGTGCCAGATTAACTGTTTTAGATTTTGCAGCATTTTTGAccaaagttttatacctaaatttGTCAAAAAGCACGCGGTAAAGATCGCCTATAAAAATGTGTATTTGAGACATGTATACTTACAATTAATAACTAACTAAATGTTAATTGTTGTTAACATAGTTTTGTGCTAGTAATTTTAGTGAAATACCAGTGAAAATAGTAAAATTCGCCCTGATATTTGAGTTTATTAAGGATCCAATAATCTACAGCGTTGCCAGTTATTCGCTCCGTTGTTTCTTTATAGTTATGGAGGAGCTAAAGTGCGGATTTTGTGATCAGACCTGTTATTTTAAAGAGAGTAAAACTCTGTTGTTTGGATGTGCTTGTGATAACTGCGAGAAAGTATCATGTAAGGAGTGTAGCAAGATTTCCTCTCAAGAAATAAGATGTGCAATTGCTAAAACCAGAACCATTATAATATGGTGCAAAGATTGCATAAGTCAATTCTCTAATATTGATGGCCCGATTAGGAACCTAGGAAGTTCTGAACTAACCATTCCACAATTATCAGATGCCATAAAAGAAATGGTAAAATGTGAACTTAGTGAGGGTATGAAGATTTTGGAACAGAATCTTCAGGAAAAGCTTGTAATAACATCTAAAATGGTGATCGACAGCAACAAGGAGTTAGTGAAACTTTTGAGTAATACTTCGAAACTAAATCAAGTGAAACTTTTGAGTGATACTTCGAAACTAAATCAGAGCTCTTCAGAAAGCCGGGTAAACGTGGCAACTCCAACCTCCCGTCCTTCAATGACAGAGGACAATGACAGATCGAAATCAGGTGGCCAAGCAGAGAAAGTCAACGTTGCTAGCTCTTCTTCTAATTCCCACTTGCCAAAAGACCAGAAGACCTTGGTCCACAGCGAACatctagaaaaagaagaaaatgtaatCTCAGgccaaagcaaacatcgagaaaaagaagaaattgtaaacaaaaacaaaataaacaactttgGAAATAAACATTCTGCTGATAATGACCAAGAATTTACCCTGGTACAGAGAAGAAAGGCCAGGAGAAATGACCAAAAGTTTGTTTTGGGTAAAGCGAATTTCCAAGGAGATGAAAATTTTGCTAGTTCTTTTcataaagtttatttttatcttgGTCGCGTAAAAATGGGTATTACGCCCACCTTTATTGAACAACATGTTAAGAAGCATTGTCCAAATATTAGGGATTTTAAGGTTGAACCGTTACCAGTTAAAGGTGAAAATATTTCTTTCAAAATAAGCATCCATCCAGATGACAAGGAAGATTTTTCGAGGCCGGATATTTGGCCTAAAGGCATCATTTTAAGAAAGTTTTGGATTAGCAATAAACGCCAGTCTGAAAATTTTCAGCAAGATCGAGGAGATCAGACCGTGATATAAGTAAAAATGACTCCTTGAAATCAAAATCAAATGTATGTGTTTACTATCTCAACACTGGGGGCATGCGAACAAAAATACAGAGTTTCCAGCAAGCTTTGAGTTGTTCCTGCTATGATATAGTAATGATTGCAGAGACTTGGTTGAATTCAGATTATTCTGATGCTGAATTGGGAGTTCCAGAGTATGAAATTTATAGATGTGATCGTGAAGTGGGGTTAAACACTCTAAAGACACGTGGAGGTGGTATATTAATCGCAGCTAAAAAGAGCCTTTCTACTCAAAAAATCATAGTTCCTCTTGTTGACTCTGACATATATCAGTTATACCTAACATTTAAAATCAAAACTCAAAATTTTGTTATTGGCTGTGTATATATACCTTCTCCATCACCTTCTCAGTCTTATTTAAGACATTGTGAAACTGTTGAATATGTTTACACTAATTTTTCAGATAGTCTGTTTGTCTTGGCAGGTGATTACAACCTGCCACAAGCTAAATGGGGCAATGATGAGTTGGGATTGACAGTGACAGGCACTGGAAATGACTCTGTAAGTATTGTAGCAAATTGCTTTAGtttctataacttttttcaaaaGAATGATATTTTGAACAGCAAAGGAGTCCCATTGGACCTGGTTTTTAGTAATTTGGAATCTATTAATGTTACTCCAGCAGTAGATAAAATTTTTGAGAATAGTTTAAATCACACAGCTATCAGTTTTGAACTAGTGTGTGAAGAAAATTTTGATGTTATGAATTACGAGGAATACTTTTATGATTTCAAAAATGGTGACtacttttcaataaataattatttagcaAGTATAAATTGGGAGGGACTGTTTCTTAATGGTACAGTTGATAGTATGGTGGTCattttttatgatataatttACTCACTGATAGAACACTTTGTTccactaaagaaatataaaacctCTACCTTTCCCTCTTGGTTCTCGTCAGAGCTGCGTAATCTAATTATATGTAAAAAACAGGCccacaaacaatttaaaattagtgGTAGGCAAGATGATTATGACCGTTTTGTGGCTTTAAGAAACCAGTGTGAAATTTTAAGAGCAGACTGTCAGAAACAGTATTTAGATGGGATACAAAATAACATTTCTGATAATCCAAAATATTTTTGGTCTTATATTAAAAGCAAAAGAAATGGGTATAATATACCATCCAGAATGGTCTATAATGATAGGGTTAGCTTAAATATCAAGGACTCTGCCAATATGTTCGCAGAATATTTCTCATCTGTCTACTCAGATGAACAAAAAGATACtttaccttttttttaattttgacagtTCGATTTGTTTGAGTTCTATAATACTTACAGCAACTGAGGTCTATGATACTATTGCAAATTGTAAAAACCGATTATGTGCAGGGCCGGATGGAATCCCAGCCTATTTTCTGAAAAAATGTATATGTGTACTTACAAAaccaattttgtttatttttaacagaTCACTTGGTACTGGTAGCTTTCCCAGTCTCTGGAAGAAAAGTTTTTTAAAGCCGATTTTTAAATCGGGTGCAAGGAACGATATATCAAACTATCGAGCTGTCTGTAATCAGTCAGAGCTGCCCAAGTTGCTTGATTGTTTGGTTAGTAAGAAACTGACATGGAGTTTTAGAAGCATTTTTAATCCTGAACAATTTGGCTTTATGAGAGGGAGGTCAACAGATGCCAACCTAGTTTTGTATGTGAATCATATATACAACAGCTTTGAAGAGGGAGTCCAGGTTGACTCAATCTATACTGActtttccaaagcatttgatcggGTAAACCATGGGGTTCTCTTACAAAAACTAAGAGCTTTGGGTATTTTGGATCCCCTTCTTCAGTGGATTACAGAATTTGTTAGTGGCCGTACGCAGGCAGTTAACTTGGGAAGTGACACTTCAATTGAAATAACAGTTCCATCGGGCGTGCCACAAGGCTCCCATTGTGGccctgttttgttttgtttgtttctgGTTGATTTAGTAcaacaaatcaaaaattgtagTGTTCTTATGTTTGCTGACGATGTAAAACTGTTTAGAAAAATTCAATCCTGGAATGATGCTGCTATATTACAGGAAGATCTTAAATCGTTTTATGATTGGTGCACTTTAAACAAAATGTCACTCAATATAAACAAATGTCATAAAATGACATTCTCAAGGCAAAGAAATCCAATTGAATTTGTTTACTACATAAATAACTTGCCATTAGCCTCGAAAAATGAAGTATTAGATTTGGGAATCTGGTTAGACACCAAACTGTCATTCTCAAGCCACATCAACCAAGTAACAAATAGAGCGATGAAAGTGCTGGGATTTATCCAACGCACATCAGTGGacctgtctttgtttacatttagaAAACTTTATTGTGGTCTCGTTAGACCCATTCTGGAGTTTGGATCAGTTGTATGGTCCCCATCATACCACTGTTACATTCAACAGATTGAAAGAGTCCAGAATAAATTTCTGAGGGTAGCAGCCTATAAGAGTGGATACAGGAGAGAGGAATACAACTATCAGTGGGTAAGAGATAGTCTTAACTTACCAACACTTGAGTCAAGGAGGACATTGTTAGATTTATGTTTCTTACACAAAGTTATCAATGCTTTTATAGATTGTCCTCAACTCTTATCGCTTGTTAGTCTTAAAGTTCCTAGTAGAAGCAACAGACAATCAGAAATCTTTTCAGTGCCATTTCACCACACTAATTATGGTATCAATGAACCAACTACACGATTGGTCCGGAGTGCTAATAGCCTACCAAGACAAATGGATATTTTTGACTCCaaaattagtttgtttaaaaaacaactaaaaagtatctTACAATAAGTTTATTGTACATCTATATTATTCTTATATGTTTGTATTATTCTGaggtgtttgttattttaataatttattgttgttaaggtgtaactttgtaaaacttgtgattgttattttaataatttattgattgtaagatgtaactttgtaaaaattgtaagtaaatggatgccgtatataaataaataaataaataaattcatttaaatCCTTATCAGCCATTGCAGCACAGTACAATGCAAGAAGACATTTAGCTCCAGTTTGACGAATTGTTTCAGTCTTGatttgacattaaaaaaatgtttgttgcATCTTGCAAAACGTTGATGCAATTGCGTTGTTGCAATACAATGATATTTTCACAAATGATTAAAAAATAGTGATATTATAGAAAAAGAGTTCATATAAGAGctcaaaaaattttgtttaacatgTTTCTTACTTTTCAAGtttgttattaaatgtattttaggTAAGTTGTgcagaaaaaaattatatgactttttacaaacattttttttaagtgatattttacagtttttattttacatttttttaatttttcttaattcTCTCAAAAAAAAgttggaacaaaatttttgagatttTCTTTGAATGGAACATTGTTTAGTATGAAAAGTAATTTGTGTAAGGTTGATTTTTTCTGAAGTAAAAACTATATTTACTCTACTAGTTTGGGAACTTAAATAAACACCTAGAACAATTATTAAAATcccaattatattttttttgtttgcttTGCAATCTGTAAAAAATTATAACCTACATTGCATGAActtttaaatattgcaacttaATTCATGATAGGTAACATAAAATCTTTAGATACATACGAATTTATGTTACAAAAAAACTTACTTGACACTTTTGTTGGGGTACACATTCCGTATTCAGTTTCAATTTTTCGTTCTGGTGTAGATGTAGAACGAAGTGGTAAAATTTCTGCACAGATTGATTGAGAAGTTGATGGCATAACAATGCTAACCTGTTCAGTTTCTCTTGATTCTCTTTGCTCCGTTCTAGAATTCTCTGCAGGGGACTTATACACTTTAGCAGAAGAAGCTGCAAAAAAACATGTACTTAATACCTATTATTTACATTTCTTGGTAACACTATGAAAACATCCAGATTTCTATGAAGATATAATTTATGACATAACTAATAAAACCCACCTTCCCTCCTGCAAGCAGTATTGGGAAACAGAGAAGGAATAGCATCACATTTCAAGGTGGACTTATATCTCGATCCAACATAGCGGGCTTCTGGTCCAAAATGAATTGTGCAAATGCGGTATGACTTTCGGACCCTGTCCATAGGTTTCACCTTCAAGTCTTCTCTACCAATTTTATTAATCCAAATAtcataaagctaaaaaataaatagttttttttttaatattttctgtgaaataaTGTTACACAGTATGTTTCTAGAGGTGCTTTACAAAAGGACAAATAAACAAAAGTGTTGTAGAAAAAGTTCTTAAAACATTGAAGAATTGCCACGTTTTTAATGGCGATAATTTTACTTCCTAAAAAACTTTTACCTAATTCTATATCGGCAACAATTCTAATACACATCATAACGTGAAATGAAAGAAGTTTGGGACAACATCGGACATTTtaaggcaattattaaaaaataaataaaatcttatatcagcattttctacttacagccctatcttttggaaaaatatgcatttgagcatccttattgtaattattggTATTTGTTTACATTAGTGAGGGTCCCTAAAAATGCGAATTTTTGTTGGACTTAGcctgaaaaatagaaaaaaggcaAAATTTTCATGTTTACGTCTACGGAAATATACAAAaagtgaaaaaatgtaacaaaaattgaaaaaaaaatcataaaaagtatAGGAAATCAAAAATTAACAAGAGAAAAATGTTATCAAAAGACGAAATAGCCTTAGTAgttacataaaatttataaatcaattgTAAATACCAATCATTTTCCCCGTTAAATtatccaaaaatataaaatattgaaaaatggccaaaatttatttatttggaaAAACAAGTCAAGCGCGTTTGCGCACAATATACAATATTCTGCGCAGGTTCAATGTTGCcacatatatatttgttttttcggagtaaatatattgaatttaaattttaataagagaCTCCATATaacttaatattgttttttttgccgagtaaatatattgaatttaagttttaataataGTATACTACATATgagttaatattgtttttttgcggagtaaatatgttaaatttttaagttttaagttttAAGTGTACCACAATATATGACTTAATATTGCTTTTTGTGGAGTAAATATATTGAAATTAAGTTTTAAACACTGTTGTCAGGTTGCAGAATTagtgtttttgtaaaaatcattattgactattaaataacaaaataaaacctaATCTAAACTAATCCAATCACAtctaaaactttaaattaaaaaagaagttaataactaatgcatccaacaaaataaaacataaaacgaAATACTCggaaatatttttgcaaaactCGTTATCAGTATAGTATATTAAGTAAGTATAAGATTAAAAGATTGGGACAATTGAGAtttccaaatatttgaataaagctgttgaaatatttgttactaatattttattcatatattATTTGTTTGACATTACAAGTTATGTACTCCTGTCAGGTCagctaaatatttaaaactgttgatgttgccagggtaactttaaaacacgcgtttttgaaagttgaatttaaacacgctacggcgtactttaaataagcaaaatggggtaccaataaaaaaaaaacaaattaaaacctAATCTTAATTAATATAATCACATCTAACTatgtaaattaataaagaagttaataactaatgcatccaactaaatacaacataaaacGAAATAAACTATAATCTATATGTAATAACATAAGTaaataacaaatgaaatacagttaTACGA
It encodes:
- the LOC140445700 gene encoding uncharacterized protein, giving the protein MHIFPKDRALYDIWINKIGREDLKVKPMDRVRKSYRICTIHFGPEARYVGSRYKSTLKCDAIPSLFPNTACRREASSAKVYKSPAENSRTEQRESRETEQVSIVMPSTSQSICAEILPLRSTSTPERKIETEYGMCTPTKVSSLNKSTSILSYISVKRTAELTPKAKKMYRIASSLRRTAKKLNFLCKLV